The Corvus hawaiiensis isolate bCorHaw1 chromosome 2, bCorHaw1.pri.cur, whole genome shotgun sequence genome includes a window with the following:
- the ALG8 gene encoding probable dolichyl pyrophosphate Glc1Man9GlcNAc2 alpha-1,3-glucosyltransferase, which yields MAAGGRGWFRALALGVSFLKCLLIPAYYSTDFEVHRNWLAITHSLPLSQWYYEATSEWTLDYPPFFAWFEYALSHIAKYFDPQMLVVENLNYASRATIFFQRLSVIFTDTLFIYAVHECCRCVNGKRAAKDILEKPTFILAVLLLWNFGLLIVDHIHFQYNGFLFGLMLLSVARLCQKRYLEGALLFAVLLHFKHIYMYVAPAYGIYLLRSYCFTANNADGSLKWRSFSFLHVTLLGLIVCLVSALSLGPFLVLGQLPQVISRLFPFKRGLCHAYWAPNFWALYNAMDKALTILGLKCNFLDGTKIPKASMTGGLVQEFQHTVLPSVTPLATLICTFIAILPSVFCLWFKPQGPRGFLQCLVLCALSSFMFGWHVHEKAILLAILPLSLLSIQRAKDAGIYLILATTGHFSLFPLLFTSPELPIKILLMLLFTVYSFSSLKSLFRREKPLLNWLETIYLIQLVPLEIFCEIIFPLTPWKWHFPFVPLLLTSVYCALGITYAWLKLYVSVLTERISVRQKAE from the exons ATGGCGGCGGGCGGCCGCGGCTGGTTCCGCGCGCTGGCGCTCGGCGTGTCCTTCCTCAAGTGCCTCCTCATCCCCGCCTA TTACTCCACAGATTTCGAAGTCCATAGGAACTGGCTTGCCATCACCCACAGCTTGCCCCTCTCTCAGTGGTACTATGAG GCAACCTCGGAATGGACCCTGGATTATCCACCattttttgcttggtttgaATATGCACTTTCTCACATTGCCAAGTACTTTGACCCCCAGATGCTGGTTGTTGAAAACTTGAATTATGCCAGTCGTGCAACCATCTTCTTCCAAAGGCTTTCTGTCATCTTTACAGATACCCTCTTCATATATGCAGTTCATGA GTGCTGCAGATGTGTAAATGGAAAACGAGCTGCAAAGGATATCCTGGAAAAACCAACATTTATTCTTGCCGTTCTGCTCTTGTGGAATTTTGGGTTGTTAATTGTGGATC ATATTCACTTCCAGTACAATGGCTTCCTGTTTGGGCTGATGCTTCTTTCTGTTGCTCGGCTGTGTCAG aaaaggtATTTGGAGGGCGCTCttctttttgctgttcttcTGCATTTCAAACACATCTACATGTATGTGGCCCCAGCATATGGCATTTATTTGTTACGATCCTACTGTTTTACTGCAAATAATGCAG ATGGATCTCTGAAGTGGAGAAGTTTCAGCTTTCTTCATGTAACTCTTCTGGGACTGATTGTCTGTCTTGTTTCTGCTCTTTCATTGGGACCCTTCCTAGTATTG gGTCAGCTGCCTCAAGTCATTTCACGGCTCTTCCCTTTCAAGCGAGGTCTCTGCCATGCCTATTGGGCCCCCAACTTCTGGGCTTTGTACAATGCCATGGATAAAGCATTGACAATTCTTG ggTTAAAGTGCAATTTTCTTGATGGTACAAAAATCCCTAAAGCCTCCATGACAGGAGGGCTGGTTCAAGAGTTTCAGCACACTGTCCTCCCTTCAGTGACTCCACTGGCAACATTAATCTGTACTTTCATAGCTATATTG ccctctgttttctgtctttggtTTAAACCTCAAGGGCCCAGAGGCTTTCTCCAGTGCCTTGTTCTTTGTGCGTTGAGCTCCTTCATGTTTGGCTGGCACGTGCACGAGAAAGCAATACTCCTTGCTATTCTGCCTTTAAG CTTATTATCTATTCAGAGAGCCAAGGATGCTGGCATCTACTTGATCCTGGCAACAACAGGGCATTTCTCACTTTTTCCATTGTTGTTCACATCACCAG aactTCCAATTAAAATACTGCTTATGCTGCTGTTTACTGTTTATAGCTTCTCTTCATTGAAATCTCTGTTCAG GAGAGAGAAACCTCTACTTAACTGGCTTGAAACAATCTACCTCATCCAACTAGTGCCTTTGGAAATCTTCTGTGAAATCATATTTCCCCTGACCCCCTGGAAATGGCACTTCCCTTTTGTCCCCCTGTTGCTGACCTCTGTGTACTGCGCTCTGGGAATCACATATGCTTGGCTGAAACTCTATGTCTCTGTCTTGACTGAGAGAATTTCTGTCAGACAAAAGGCTGAGTGA
- the NDUFC2 gene encoding NADH dehydrogenase [ubiquinone] 1 subunit C2 has translation MVFLPDESRSLPPPPLLNKGSVWLGFAGWMSALLNNAFNQRPVLRAGVHRQILFATLGWFVGYQLVKRAEYMHAKVDRELFEYIRHHPVDFHAAAEKKRIGQLLEDFRPIR, from the exons ATGGTGTTCCTGCCCGACGAGTCGCGgtcgctgccgccgccgccgctgctcaACAAGGGCTCGGTGTGGCTCGGGTTCGCGGGGTGGATGTCGGCGCTGCTGAACAACGCCTTCAACCAGCGCCCCGTCTTGCGAGCCG gtgtTCATCGGCAGATCCTGTTCGCTACCCTGGGCTGGTTTGTTGGCTACCAGCTTGTGAAACGCGCGGAGTACATGCACGCCAAGGTGGACCGAGAGCTGTTTGAGTACATCAGGCACCACCCAGTGGACTTCCACGCAGCAGCAG aaaagaaaagaataggGCAGCTCTTGGAGGATTTCCGCCCAATTCGCTGA